Below is a genomic region from Nilaparvata lugens isolate BPH chromosome 3, ASM1435652v1, whole genome shotgun sequence.
GTGTGCTTATTAATTCCAACTTATTCTACATAACAAAGtaaagaagaatattgaaaagaaagaaggaACAGTAGTTGTGTCTGGCTTCATAACTTGGAATGCACGAACGAAACAAGAGTTACAGAGATGCAGTCTACTCTGAGATTATAATAAAGATTAAATTAGGCCTAATGTTGAATAGTTTTGATAAGAATGTATGTAAATAAACACGGAATATTTTTATGGAAGAATaagaaatattctgtttcaTGAAGTTTTTTtgtattctattaaaattttacATGTCTAAAAAGTTCAATATTCAACTTATAATAGAAGATAAACCAGAGAAAATAGTTTAATACTATTTTGTCTACTAGTTTATTCAGAAAATTGTCGACATTtctcaaaaaattcaaataaacagTAGGCTACAAAACCTACTTTAAAAGTTGGAAAAAACATATGTAGTACGACCTATGTAGTTGGAAAAAACATTCCGactccatagtgaggtccacgttgtaatggcagtggaaaaagataggataacagtgttgctgattctctgccttgctagattatatttctacattgttaaataaTGTTctgagctggaaaaggatagcgctatctgctttatctgcagatagacaaggatagcaacactaatgttgattaaacactgtcattataacatggaccgcACTGTGCGCAGGTGCTTTCAGCAAGGGGAAATTACCATCTGCTTGATTTCATGccacaataattatcaactcCACCAGTGAATTGAAGAACCCTGTACTAACAGATGGCTGAGTTCCGACTTAGTAATTGGTTAAATTGTATACATACAGGTGAAACCAACATTCTAGGATAAAAAAGAAGTTTATTCCAGAATCAAGAGTAGAGTGACAGTTGAACAATGTGGAATATCTTCTAATTAATCTGTAATTAGAAATTACAGTAAAGGTGaggtatttaaaaaaaaatcaacttaaATCTTTATAAAAATCTTGTCTCGTTACTTCTATCTTAGCTACCGTATATTTCGAATATAGCCTACATCCTATagatactattaaacgagcaatttctgttttatttatgtctgtatgtcaccggatctcgaaaacggctctaacgattctcacgaaatttggaacaaagtaggtttattatataaaaatctggtgtggtgcactcacataactttccttgccgttatgaaaattgatcaactgacgctagtgttcccgcgcatctcaagtctacttttctaatatctgagccagctggtgacaggacaatagcgctgcagacacacgaagtctgctatctcttcatagtgaatgatttaatagaatcaacagtttgcaattattgaataatcttattttctctaatttcgagcttattttcaattttaggtgaaaatgctactgaacattaattgtagagatttttatgctcaatcttttccacttgaaattttttgttttaattgtatctgaagcctgataattgagaatctaaaatcaaactttgcataaatgaggcggagatcctgaaatttttacagatatgagacttgtggcagttgatagagcttatcaatgactttcctaggtattaatttgatcaaaatcgttggagccgttttcgagaaaatcgcgaaaacccctgtttttgacaacattttcgatatttcagccgccatcttgaattgcatttgatcgaaattgttcgtgtcggatccttatagtgtaaggaccttaagttccaaatttcaagtcattccgtttattgggagatgagatatcgtgtacacaaacgcacatacactcatacacacacacacacatacagaccaatacccaaaaaacacttttttggactcaggggaccttgaaacgtatagaaatttagaaattggggtaccttaatttttttcggaaagcaatacttagttccttacctatggtaatagggcaaggaaagtaaaaattcgattgcacttggtctcaatcctgggataactcgctgaagggcattaaaaggataaattcatccttggaaaaacagttgGAAAagtgcggagctagaaaaggattgagttatgtGCTTTGTCTAATAATTGCAGACATTGATAGCAAATCAGGTGCTAACTTTATAAGgggaatctcactataggtagGTAAACCCAAACACCTACATGTTTGGAGGGGGCGATTAGGTAGGGCGGCAAATTGTATGTAACCTAGGGGCGACAAATATTCACCAGCTTCAGGTCATTGATAAGGAGGAAACTGTCTTGCTAAACAAGCCTTATGTATGTTTGTTTCGTGTATTATATgtttttgacgccatcgatcccataTTATGGGTAAAGGATGCAATCTAGGTATAAAAGGAGCGACCCATCTATGCTCTGTCAGAGTTGGAGGATGAGCCGCTTTTCCCCGCCAGCGGTCCTAGCAGCCAACGACCGAAATGAAATTGTCACTGACGCAGTCTGTCAGGATGTACCCATTCAAGGACCAAGACAACAGGTATCAAGTAAGTTTAATTCCGCTTCTGGCGCCACATCAAAATTGGTGTGATGCATGGAGTAACTCAAGGATCAGTTCCAGCCACCCTGTTGTTCATACTGCTTATGAACTACTTTACAAGCAGTTAGGGTACAGTACAATAGACGACACGAGTCATTTCCATGTGGGACAGTCAAGGGAAGAGTTTGCCAAGCTCATTGAAGAAGCTAAGTTGTGGTTAGTAACAAATTTAAGTGATAAGGATAAAACAAGCATTCTAGTTTAGACCTACTCATTGAAGAGGTAAACAGCAACATCAGAACCAGTGAATCTGCTACTATTCTGGATGAAATGTTGGAACCTGTCAATATTATGTTATAGCCTTTATCCCCTTGGAAAATTGGGACAAATTTTTCAACACAACAGCCTATCACTTGCTTTTACAGAGCCACATAATCTATTAAAATTGCTCACTTCTAATCCCGCATCAGCTGTCAACGTTTgtatacttacttacttgtaTACAATATACTTGTATACTTGTAGTGATCCCACTGGAAGCCTTTACAGCCGTGGTCGTCAGTTTTGCTGTTTCTCTGAGGATAGAGTCCTAAGAAATAGTGATCACTACCTGCTACTTTTCAGTGGATTCTCACAATGTACAGTCAGTATGTACCGTTCTTACTGATGTAATTACATGAAGTAAAATCAGGATACACACTATACACTATGCTGCCAAACTGGAGTGGAGATACCCAGAAAGCAGACTTGCAGCATCTTAACAACAAACGCTAATTCGTTTTTTTAACAGCCTTCCCTAAGAACAATACTATTAAGACAAACAGAACTCAAGATTCTATACAATTAGCTtttttagggttgtgtggcagagaggacctggtgTCCTAACTACGCCCTAATAAaagcaaataatcaatcaatcaaccgtGAAAAACAAACTCCAGGAAAGGTCACTCTACTCACCTGGGAAGGTGATTGAGTAACCTCTATTTTGGGGACCTATACAACATGGAGGTTATGCAGGTTATTTTTACCTTTATTTTTATACCTTTACCTTTTTTTACCTTATGATATAGGAAAATTTTTGATACCAACTACATATCTGAATATCCCAGTCCTTGGCAACGATTCTGAGTATTCAAGATGACCGTTTTTACCGACAAAAAACGCAGCActaacatttatattttttctaatgaaaaatttgcCAGTCTCttcacaaaaatattgtattttatatttttgcatGTCAACGAAATCTCTAtaaaatttacattaaaatcataaattgataGAGGATGAGAAGGAAAATTGTAGCACAGTTGCATAGGATGTGACAACTTTCATCTGATGGTGATATGACTTTTTGAACTTGCCTATTACTATAAATTACATACGGTAACTCTAAGTCCTAAGGgttatacaaaaataaacttatttttaatagcatgttttttcatttctaaatattttataatattcctATCATCAGGCACACCGTGAATCTGATTGGTACCGTAACATTATTTATTACTGgaaatatatttgtaaattgAGGTAGGCTACAGTATTGTAGAATATAATCAACTTATACATAAATAGAAGTTTATAAATGTATCAACagacacaatacaataatacagTAGGTTCTGTTTTACTCCAACATTGtaataactattataatataatattattgtgaatgCCGGAGTTTTTCACTCTCACTTATcataaaacagctgataatgaaTGATTGCATTCTGGGAGTCCCAGATAACCTTATTCAACAATGAAAATCCTGAAAATACATAGttgacaaaaaattgattgataatattgatatttaacAATAGTGTACCGTATAAATGGTACCGTACTCATACTCACGTTTTCTTATTTGCATAGAACTATGCCAGCTTGCGATGAGTAATCAACAACTTCAGACCAGTCCGTTTCAAttgtaattttgtcaataaagtAAAACATCTCTTAATTTGTTCCACAGACTGCTCAAACAAGAACAAATAACATGAATTTGGAAACTGATCCAGCAACAATATTGATCATTGAACACACTTTTGACCTACCTCTACATTGAACACAACACTGTAACTTCACTCTGCACTAAACACTGTTCGGGCTTCGGTTCGGAGTTGGACTGCGGACTATTCTAAATTCTGAGCTGAGCAGAGAAGCCGATTCCAAACCCGATAAAATGTAACTCGATTTGATTCAACCACTCGACCACCAACAACCAAGAACTGAGAACTGCAACTGAATCAACACTCAACTCAACCTCAAAAGCAAAGCACCGACTGTGAAGTGAATCGAGAGTCGGGACTTGACTGATCGAcaagattttgattttgatcgACTATCGGTGTGGCATACGGTCATgttcaaaactgaataaaaaactTAATTTCAACTTACAATAATTGTGGACAAAACTTTaccatttataattattattaaatttaattattaatttccaAGTTCTTTTCGATTTTTATAGTTTTGATTTACAAGTGATATCGATTTAAGATGTGGATCGGATGCTGAGCGAtcgattgaaaaatattaatcattTCGATGTTGAGCTTCGACAATCGACAACCTATCGATACCCAAATCAGCATTAGAATCGACCACTACAATTAGATATATCGGAGTGTAACTATCGATATATCGATTGGCTCATAGAGATTGTATCCGAtatcaaaaactttgaaaacctCAGAAAAacaagttttgaaaattttataacaTCGGGGTTAGAAATAATATCTTGAACTCCGTATATGAATAATAGTATTccgatatgaataattattcaatattgaacaaATCATCAAAGTAATTGCAGTTCGAGACAAGAAATATCGATAACCAAAATTTTGACATTCTTGTTGCATAGAAATGGTATCGATATTTCATATCAACTACGAAATAACCTCACTTTCTTCTTGTCTGTCGTCTGTGTATTTGCTCTTATCACAATAAATATAATCATACAAAAAGTggtttgttttcaattttattataagtaGCATGGTGTACTTTAAAAATGGAATAAGTTTAACGATTGTATTATGAAACTAGATTTATTAGTAAGTACTAATGCTTTTAGTAAGTTTgagtttcatattatttatttaaactagTAGAGTGGAAGTGACAAGGAAAAccaaagttttttattattgaataaagtaCGCATCATATTTTCagtaacaaaaattaaaaaggcATTACTCTTGAGGAGAGAATTGCATTATGCTTGGATAAATTAGGTTACTATGgaataataattctgaattttgaaaaattgataccTGAATCCAAAGAGTATTCCAGTAAAAAACCGTACCGTACGGCactcaattgattttttttattaggactatattatttatgttataatttttaaactttaaGGAACTGCACGATACAGTACTATAGAAAAGTACATGCCTATATTTTCAGGGGAAACTTGTGATACTTTTAAAAAACTTATTTAGGTATTCAAAAAGACAGCTTGCTTTCCATTACAATGACAGATCATCTAAACTTGTTAAGAGAATATAATGTCAACAAGAAGAATATCATTGAGCGTGATAATAAGATAATTTTTGATGAATGTTCTTGGCCAAAAAATGTCAAGACCAATTACTTTACATGAGAAGACCTAGCAAGGATCGAGTTCCAAAAGAGTACTACATTTTGGAATGCTTGgtcttttttctcaaaaatgctGCACTCTTTCATCCCGAGTACATGTGATTAGCAAGAGTGGAAAATATCCAGGCTGTCCGTCGCCCTGGCAGAAAAGACCTTCTGTCTTATCTCAACGGTAAAACTGACACGtcagcaaatattgacaaaagtgCCGATTGCAAGATTTCTTGGGTGAAGGAGGAACAAATTGAAGCTTTTGAATCCGAGGATCCCATGCAAATAAAGGTGGAACCATATAATTCTGTGGAAAATGTGGCGCTCAATGATGAAGTCAATAGAGAACCCGATAAAGCTGTTGAAAAAGTAACTTCCGAAATTCCCGCTGAAGTTGAGAGAACCCCCTACAATACAGATGTGACACCTGCAATTCCCACAGAGATTAAGAGAGAGCCTaatgaagatattgaagaaGTGACACATAAAATTCTAAAAGAAGTCAAGAGAGATCATAATGAAACAGTGACAGTTGGTAGCCTTGCACAAATAAAGAGAGAGTCTGATGAAGCTACTGAATCAGTGGCAAAAAAGCTATGTTTTCATTAGAGAAGataatcccggcccgggcaagatatttatctcgggccactcccatgtttcggatggacacgttaagctgtcggtcccggctgcctagcaagcagtcgttaggtcatgtcagaggccctgaaattgatcagttgcgacctgaaaactctgacaccagacctgagccagccaggtcactcgatattattattattattattagagaagaTTGAAGTTGTTCAAACATAGCAATTTTAAACAAGTTTTTTTGAGAAGAATAAtgtgattaatttttatatgagaattttgaaatatttatccaCCATTAGATAGAAACCATGACAAATGCTACTTGGCATAGTCtagaattttattggaaaagttattattaaaaaaagtaTTGATAAAATGCGCTTCAATTAAAACTATTCAGTTCTTATAAAATAGCCTACATTAGTTTATATTGACAATTTACTATAGTTACATTGAAAAGGAATAATGCTATCTCATATTATTTAGAGGATCTTTGTGTTGTGGGAATTGAGGCTACAGTAAAGATACGCCAGCACTGtcgaaaaatatagaaaataataatttttttcttttctacttTAAAATACTGTAACAATTTTTTAGATTATGGTGAGATGGATCCACACAATGAAATAAGCAGTACTCATCTACAAGATCCAAGTGGAAAACAGATGGACTACCCTTCACATGGAGGAAAATCGCAggaaaattattgttcaatcCGTTTCAGTCAGGAAAAACTGACAGAAAATATCACCTTGGATGTCATAGAACTTGTGGAGAAAGACATGGACTTTAACGATATTGTGTCTCTGTTGTTTCTTGTCAGTGAAGAACAACATTCCAAGTATATTTTTCAGCGCATCGCTCAattcatcaaaatcaaatcagcAAACCTTGATAGTTTAGAAAGTGTGAACTACAGTCTTCTTTTGGATTGGTGCTTATCTAATCCAAAGAACTGGCGgatgaaaattgttgaagctCTAGGGATTATTGAGTGCTTCGATATACTCTCAAAACTGGGCTACAAGAAAATAGATGTTATGGAGCACTTCTTACCGGATGATACTGAGTTCGCCATATGCATTCCACTACTAAAAAAGAAACTCTACATTGAGTTATCAAACTCTCCAATCTCGGAAATTTTGTCCCTCTATGAGTGTCTAGAAAAGGATGGTGAAAATTCGAATGATATATTGTTCcaagattcatttataaataagaACTACTTTGAGTTTCTGCTCATTTATCTGTCATCGGAAACATTGGTCAGATTTGACGATCATCCAGACTTGaagtttttcataaatttacttgaaaaagcaaacttgctcaaattgaaacatatatttgaaaattatttatcgGAACATGAGAATTTAAGTGAACATTGTAAAACAAATGAAAACTTGAGCGAGTCTTCTCCTGGATATAATAAGCCATACACTAAAGACTCTTCCAGTATAGATGAAATGGGCAAAGAGGAATTTGGAAGATTAGGAAACGCAGAAAGGATAGCTGTTGCTCATGACGATTCTGAATTGAGCTTTTACAAAATTGGCAATCCCGAGGATCTAGGCATTTGTCTGATAATCAACCAGAAGAATTTCACAAGATTAAGAGAGAGAGATCCTAAATATCAGGTGAGTCTATCTAATAAGTTaataatcttgaaatcgttTTTAAAAGTTGGATTCGTCATTGAGCTGAGAGTCGAAACATAGGTAGAGTGCAGCAGCGAAGGTAGCTGAGAGTTTTTAAGTAGTGCATACTATTACATTAAAATGTGACAGTACATGATGATGCTGCGAAGGTAGGAGAAAGTAGAGATACATTTCAAACATGCATTATTACTTTccctgccctattaccataggtaaggaaagtattgctttccgaaaaaaattaaggtttaCAAATTaattgtaaatttctatacgtttcaaggtaccctgagtccaaaaaagtgttttttgtaTTGAtctgtatttgtgtgtgtgtgtatgtatgtccgtgtacacgatatctcatctcccaattaacggaatgacttgaaatttggaacgtaaggtccttacaatataaggatccgacacgaacaatttcaatcaaatgcaattcaagatcgcggctaaaatggcgaaaatgttgtcacaaacagggttttttgcgattttctcgaaaacggctccaacgattttaatcaaatttatacctagaatagtcattgctaagctctatcaactgccactaaaatagtcatcgataagctctatcaactgccacaagtcccatatctgtaaaaatttcaggaactccgtcccatctatgcaaagttcgattttagattcccaattatcaggcttcagatacaatttaaacaaaaaatctcaGATGGAAAATatcgagcatgaaaatctctacaattaatgttcagtagtaattttcacctaaaattgaaaataagttcgaaattcgagaaaatatgattgattattcaatattgcaaactgttggcacctgttgattctattaaatttattattgtcctgtcaccagctggctcagatttttgaatagtagactcgagatgcgcgagaacactagcgtcaggtaatcaattttcataacggcaagaaaagttgtgttagtgcgccacaccagatttttcatttattaaacaTGCATAGGAGATATACATACATTATTCAAACACTTTCAGCTAACCTTCTCTGAAACACTTTATCTCGCCGCTCCACCAAGTTTTGACTCTAATAATCcctacaataaatttgaatcttTTGAAGCACCTATTCTATAGAACCATAGCACTACattaaatattcaatactaTGATAAAATCTATAAGTTTTCAGTAATAATGATGACGTTAATATcaattaaaatttgatataaaagtTAATATTAATTGATGTGGAAAAACTTGATAACACTATCTTAACAAgccttaggcccgccgcaaagtggacccacgttaatccacgaaaagcaacccacgccgtgggatgttttataaaccattgaaaatgaaatttattcattgctatagaattattcataatcaatcagctgacaagtggattattcattgcatgtattacacagatgtctggaaaagcctagcaatggtttacaaaacatcccacagcgtgggttgcttttcgtggattagcgtgggtccaCTTTGCGGTGGGCCTTATATCGCGAATGTTTAGGTGATTATTTTCACTgtagattatttattttttagatcGCTTTGTATAGCCGTCAAttttatatcaataaaaaattgtggAATCAgacagattttcaattttaaccACTAGCAATTCTAAACGCTAATTTTaatgtgtttctgtgttttgaaAGACCTCGAGAAAAAGAACGTTTTTTTATTTACATTCctttgaatttgttgttttttctGTTGTAATTTGTATTGGGTTTGCAGTttattttccacttttttccaATTCTATTTGTTTTGTATTGGTTCCAGAGAGTTGTAAGCGAGAACTTACTAGTGGACCGACATGGCACTGAAAGAGACGTTGAGAGGTTGCAGGAAACTTTCAAGCATTTCAAAGTTTCAGTTATTGTTGAGAATGACGTGCCCCACTCGATGATT
It encodes:
- the LOC111054479 gene encoding caspase-8 isoform X2, with protein sequence MDPHNEISSTHLQDPSGKQMDYPSHGGKSQENYCSIRFSQEKLTENITLDVIELVEKDMDFNDIVSLLFLVSEEQHSKYIFQRIAQFIKIKSANLDSLESVNYSLLLDWCLSNPKNWRMKIVEALGIIECFDILSKLGYKKIDVMEHFLPDDTEFAICIPLLKKKLYIELSNSPISEILSLYECLEKDGENSNDILFQDSFINKNYFEFLLIYLSSETLVRFDDHPDLKFFINLLEKANLLKLKHIFENYLSEHENLSEHCKTNENLSESSPGYNKPYTKDSSSIDEMGKEEFGRLGNAERIAVAHDDSELSFYKIGNPEDLGICLIINQKNFTRLRERDPKYQRVVSENLLVDRHGTERDVERLQETFKHFKVSVIVENDVPHSMIGSCIKDTIDTDFKQHHSVFFLVILSHGDQGIIYGVDSIPIAISSLVDAVLRSYDKLKNIPKVIIVQACQGNLPNPVLETDGGSCAETVATQPKYTAIGSEKQDKKQEKVRTAYHDDLLMCFSSVSGYESYRHTREGSKYIQILCDNLMKYGHNDDFLSICTRVNNDLKKLYVPIKIDDNVLLPSTQVSETSSCLHKKLFLVQPWRSNVPTYTNRPIS
- the LOC111054479 gene encoding caspase-8 isoform X1 yields the protein MKLDLLVSTNAFNYGEMDPHNEISSTHLQDPSGKQMDYPSHGGKSQENYCSIRFSQEKLTENITLDVIELVEKDMDFNDIVSLLFLVSEEQHSKYIFQRIAQFIKIKSANLDSLESVNYSLLLDWCLSNPKNWRMKIVEALGIIECFDILSKLGYKKIDVMEHFLPDDTEFAICIPLLKKKLYIELSNSPISEILSLYECLEKDGENSNDILFQDSFINKNYFEFLLIYLSSETLVRFDDHPDLKFFINLLEKANLLKLKHIFENYLSEHENLSEHCKTNENLSESSPGYNKPYTKDSSSIDEMGKEEFGRLGNAERIAVAHDDSELSFYKIGNPEDLGICLIINQKNFTRLRERDPKYQRVVSENLLVDRHGTERDVERLQETFKHFKVSVIVENDVPHSMIGSCIKDTIDTDFKQHHSVFFLVILSHGDQGIIYGVDSIPIAISSLVDAVLRSYDKLKNIPKVIIVQACQGNLPNPVLETDGGSCAETVATQPKYTAIGSEKQDKKQEKVRTAYHDDLLMCFSSVSGYESYRHTREGSKYIQILCDNLMKYGHNDDFLSICTRVNNDLKKLYVPIKIDDNVLLPSTQVSETSSCLHKKLFLVQPWRSNVPTYTNRPIS